One segment of Zonotrichia albicollis isolate bZonAlb1 chromosome 4, bZonAlb1.hap1, whole genome shotgun sequence DNA contains the following:
- the SLC25A3 gene encoding solute carrier family 25 member 3 isoform X1, whose protein sequence is MFSSIAPLARHNPFYAPHFQLVQDGVRKRPAEPAEASATRRSLAAASADEEYSCEYGSLKFYALCGVGGVLSCGLTHTGVVPLDLVKCRMQVDPQKYKSIFNGFSVTIKEDGVRGLAKGWAPTFIGYSMQGLCKFGFYEVFKILYGNMLGEENAYLWRTSLYLAASASAEFFADIALAPMEAAKVRIQTQPGYANTLRQALPKMFAEEGIWAFYKGVAPLWMRQIPYTMMKFACFERTVEALYKYVVPKPRSECTKGEQLVVTFVAGYIAGVFCAIVSHPADSVVSVLNKEKGSSASQVLMRLGFRGVWKGLFARIIMIGTLTALQWFIYDSVKVYFRLPRPPPPEMPESLKKKLGLTE, encoded by the exons ATGTTCTCGTCCATCGCGCCGCTCGCGCGGCACAACCCGTTCTACGCGCCGCACTTCCAGCTGGTGCAGGACGGCGTGAGAAAGCGCCCGGCGGAGCCCGCGGAGGCCTCCGCCACGCGGCGGAGCCTGGCGGCCGCGTCTGCCGACGAAG AATACAGTTGTGAATATGGCTCGCTCAAGTTTTATGCTCTCTGTGGCGTTGGTGGGGTCCTAAGTTGTGGCCTGACACACACTGGTGTCGTACCTCTGGATTTAGTGAAATGCCGTATGCAG GTTGATCCACAAAAATACAAGAGCATCTTCAATGGATTTTCAGTGACAATCAAGGAAGATGGTGTTCGTGGCTTGGCTAAGGGATGGGCTCCAACTTTTATTGGCTATTCCATGCAAGGGCTTTGTAAATTTGGTTTTTATGAAGTTTTCAAAATCTTGTATGGCAACATGCTGGGAGAG GAAAATGCCTATTTGTGGCGTACTTCGCTATATTTAGCTGCATCTGCCAGTGCGGAGTTTTTTGCTGACATTGCTCTGGCTCCAATGGAAGCTGCTAAAGTTCGCATTCAGACACAGCCTGGATATGCAAACACTCTACGGCAGGCTTTACCCAAAATGTTTGCAGAGGAAGGCATCTGGGC TTTCTATAAAGGTGTTGCTCCACTATGGATGAGACAGATTCCATACACAATGATGAAGTTTGCCTGCTTTGAACGTACTGTTGAAGCTCTCTACAAGTATGTTGTTCCCAAGCCACGAAGTGAATGTACAAAAGGAGAACAGCTGGTAGTCACATTTGTTGCAGGCTATATTG CTGGTGTGTTCTGTGCAATTGTTTCCCATCCTGCTGACTCTGTGgtgtctgtgttgaacaaagaaAAGGGCAGCTCAGCTTCACAGGTTCTTATGAGGCTTGGATTCAGAG GTGTATGGAAAGGTCTGTTTGCTCGTATCATTATGATTGGTACCCTGACTGCACTACAGTGGTTCATCTACGATTCTGTCAAGGTTTATTTCAGACTTCCTCGCCCACCTCCACCTGAAATGCCAGAATCTCTGAAGAAGAAGCTTGGTCTAACTGAATAG
- the SLC25A3 gene encoding solute carrier family 25 member 3 isoform X2 has product MFSSIAPLARHNPFYAPHFQLVQDGVRKRPAEPAEASATRRSLAAASADEEYSCAYGSNRFFILCGLGGIISCGTTHTALVPLDLVKCRMQVDPQKYKSIFNGFSVTIKEDGVRGLAKGWAPTFIGYSMQGLCKFGFYEVFKILYGNMLGEENAYLWRTSLYLAASASAEFFADIALAPMEAAKVRIQTQPGYANTLRQALPKMFAEEGIWAFYKGVAPLWMRQIPYTMMKFACFERTVEALYKYVVPKPRSECTKGEQLVVTFVAGYIAGVFCAIVSHPADSVVSVLNKEKGSSASQVLMRLGFRGVWKGLFARIIMIGTLTALQWFIYDSVKVYFRLPRPPPPEMPESLKKKLGLTE; this is encoded by the exons ATGTTCTCGTCCATCGCGCCGCTCGCGCGGCACAACCCGTTCTACGCGCCGCACTTCCAGCTGGTGCAGGACGGCGTGAGAAAGCGCCCGGCGGAGCCCGCGGAGGCCTCCGCCACGCGGCGGAGCCTGGCGGCCGCGTCTGCCGACGAAG AATACAGCTGTGCCTATGGCTCAAACAGATTCTTTATCCTTTGTGGCCTTGGTGGGATTATTAGCTGTGGAACAACACATACGGCCCTGGTTCCTCTAGACCTGGTTAAATGCAGAATGCAG GTTGATCCACAAAAATACAAGAGCATCTTCAATGGATTTTCAGTGACAATCAAGGAAGATGGTGTTCGTGGCTTGGCTAAGGGATGGGCTCCAACTTTTATTGGCTATTCCATGCAAGGGCTTTGTAAATTTGGTTTTTATGAAGTTTTCAAAATCTTGTATGGCAACATGCTGGGAGAG GAAAATGCCTATTTGTGGCGTACTTCGCTATATTTAGCTGCATCTGCCAGTGCGGAGTTTTTTGCTGACATTGCTCTGGCTCCAATGGAAGCTGCTAAAGTTCGCATTCAGACACAGCCTGGATATGCAAACACTCTACGGCAGGCTTTACCCAAAATGTTTGCAGAGGAAGGCATCTGGGC TTTCTATAAAGGTGTTGCTCCACTATGGATGAGACAGATTCCATACACAATGATGAAGTTTGCCTGCTTTGAACGTACTGTTGAAGCTCTCTACAAGTATGTTGTTCCCAAGCCACGAAGTGAATGTACAAAAGGAGAACAGCTGGTAGTCACATTTGTTGCAGGCTATATTG CTGGTGTGTTCTGTGCAATTGTTTCCCATCCTGCTGACTCTGTGgtgtctgtgttgaacaaagaaAAGGGCAGCTCAGCTTCACAGGTTCTTATGAGGCTTGGATTCAGAG GTGTATGGAAAGGTCTGTTTGCTCGTATCATTATGATTGGTACCCTGACTGCACTACAGTGGTTCATCTACGATTCTGTCAAGGTTTATTTCAGACTTCCTCGCCCACCTCCACCTGAAATGCCAGAATCTCTGAAGAAGAAGCTTGGTCTAACTGAATAG